The sequence CCAGCAGCTTCAGAAAAGATCCTGTGTGTGATGTTTGTGTTCAGTGAATGGACACAAACAGGTgatgctttgcttttaattaacCCACTCCCACCCCATGCTGCGTCATGCTCTCGAGTAGTCACCCTGCAGCTTTCTGTTAATTCCTGCCTCTCTTCTGATTGCCAGTGAACGATCCAAGCTCCTAAGAAGGCAGCGTTGCTTGGGCTTTGCGCAATTGAAGGCTTAGGgatttggggaaggagggagctccGGGAACGATAAGTTTGACAAAACTGGTCTGGAAAATCCCCCTTCTTTGGGATGATAACTATGAATTTCATGTTAGTGCCTGCTgacgtgggtttttttgtttttttttttttttttggatagtatTTCCATTGGAATTAAGGCCCATACATTGGTTTTGCACTAGCTTCAGCAGGGTCTCTCACAAGATGCTACTTGCCATCCCAGCAAGTGCCACACACCAGTTTGTGTTCCCTTCTCCCCGATCAGAGCCACGGGGAACCTTAAGGGCTTCCTGAAACCATTACAGTTCCCTGCTGATATGGACTGGCCTGACCAGATCACACGACCCCTCCTACAACCAGATCACATCTCATTTCATTAACGGGTCAACCTTGCAAGTCATCAAGCTCCACTCAGCTTGGAGTCTCTTCTGCTTGGCATCTTTTATTTACCGACGAATGCAGGTTCAGCGCGCTCACCAAACTACATGAAATACCTCCAACCTGTAGTTCTGATTATGGGCTTCAAGTGAGCAGTTTTCAGCTGTCCCGTTGGGACACAAGAGGAAATGCTCAGTTTCAATTTTGAGCAAAAGTATGATCTGAGCCAGGATTATTTATTCATGTGTTGGAGCTGGaaatctcagttttctcttcctctcaaagGGTTTTCTCCTCCAGTAACATATTTTCCTGTATGTCTAGGAAGCAGAAAGTGAAGAGAAAGCCTTTCAAGAGGAACAAATTACCTGGATTTTCTCCAGTTTTTAGAAGCGCTACACGAAGCACCAAAGCAGAGTCTGAGTTTTCGGAAATCAGGTGCCCACTGCATTTTCCACTAAACGTCAGTGCACCCAGATCTATTCATTCCCTCCTGAAAATCTCAGGCTGACCTTTTGCTAAGCACCAAAGGCCCATTTTCCGCACTGTCCAGTGCACTTTTGAGTATAAGCCTAAGTTAATGCAGGTAATGCAGTTACTTCAGGTATAAATTCAGCCTGGCCTTTGCTCTGAGCTGGCAAGATAGAAGGAAAGTCCAGTTTGCGTGCAATATAGCTGGCTTAGCAGAGTGCTGTGCCTGAGCTAATATCCTTCTTTGCGTGGCTTATTAGCTTGGAAACAACACCTCACAACCAGCCTCCAGCCAAGCCAGGCAAAGCGGAGCAGACGTCCGCATAGGTCCAAGCAGCCACAGCCTCACCCCATTGATTTCCAATGAGATGTCGGCCCCTGACTGCCAAAATTACTACCAAAAAATGGGTTAGAAGCTCCAGGACCGCATAGAGGTCTTGCACGACGTTTTGCTCAGGTTTGTTCTCACTGGAGAGACAGGGGTGGCCCTGAGATAAAAGCAAACACTTCCCAAGACTCTGATTCTAAGTGACATTATTCATTTAGGAAaggctttcctctttttctttctttctttccttttttttttttctttcccgcCTCTGAAGAAGATAACAAAGGATGGTATGTCCCCAGAGCACGCTCTGATGTGTCACTGTGGATGCCAATCCCCGCAGACGCTCCCGatgttattaatttttaaaacaaacttgctGATTGAGGTTCTGACTGCCTTTAAATTGTCTCTACAAGGAGACTGTGTACTAATTAACCCACAGAAACAATCAATGATGTACCTTTTTCAAGTTTCAGGGTGATTAGAATATGAAAATGAAGAGCACAATGGTGCAGATGTTTTAAAATCACAGCAGACAGCAATTAGTGACATGGGAACCAGCTGCTTATCTCTCCAGATAAAGCCTCTTAATAGGGAATTACACTTGAGGAGCCATTACACAGATGGATCTGCGAATGATTTAAAGAGGGGGCGTTGTAGTATTAACTTTGATTTGCAAGCCAGATTCTTGACAAGCTGTATGTGCGCTACCTCTGGAAGAAGGTGCTTTTGGAGCAGGGGAGTACCGTACTCTGTAAGCGAGCAGATTTTTGTCAGGTGCTgggtttctgtgtgtgtattttgttaaTTATGTTCCTTTTTATAGatatgggttgttttttttttttttttgggggggggggggagggagaggttgACTAagtccttaattttttttgtctgattgCTGACATCTCCTCCCACTTTTTGCTTTGGGACCAGAAGCAGCCCATGGATGCGGAGAGACACTCGGGTGAGGCAATGGTGAGGCAGGCTGTGATATCTAGCACTGAAGTGAAAAGCGTCCCCGTGAGCTGGGTTCTGCCGCTGGGGTACTGCTCGCAGAGGAGGGTGCCGCTCATCAGGGACTGACGCGGTCTCATCCTCTCGTTTGCAAGGAactgcaagcagagctgcaggaaCGAGGAGCAAGCACACCTGCATTTGTGCAGGTCTGCAAAGGCAGGTGTAACCCTGTCTGCCACCTCCTCTACTCTCCAGCCAGTGCACCTCAGTAGCCAGTAGGTGAGACGTATCCTGCTCATAGGTCTACCCAGCACTGCCAAACCTGAGGGCTTAACACTCAGGGTTTTGACGTTAAAGTCATTGCAACAATAAGAGGAGAATTTGAGCTTTATTTTTGTAGCCTTTCATGTGCTGGCTTGTGTGGCTCAAACTTTTTTTGCAGTTGCAAGAACTATTAGCTtcctcatatcttttttttttttttctccccccaaagGAACTGTGGGATTGTTACCCAGTTGTTACCCATGTCCAGTAAACTGAATGTCAAGAGGAATATTGACCAAGTTGTGGGAGATGTGATAAAATCGCGCAGGTTAagttatatttcaaaatttcaccacccccccccccccaaaaaaaaaaaaagaggggcagACTGCTGGTGCAGAAGAACCAGTTGCTGAAGAAAAACCCGTGTAACAAAAGGGCGAACTACAAACAGAGGCAGGGAGTGGAGCCTGAAGTATTCTCAGGGCCTCACAAAccagaaagtaaataaaagtaaatctttctgatttttgtGACAAAGACTACTCGTTTGGCCAATCTTGGCTGTGCTGGGATAGGAACTCTGTACAAGTCAGCAGCCCATTGCCCGGATCTGTGCAGCTGCAGCATATTAAGTAACGAGTATCTGTGAAAGGCAGCAAGATACAGCCATCGGCAGGGCTTGGAAGAGCTCGGCAGGCTCGTGCCTGGGCTTAgcctgggttttttgttttttttttttttttttttaaagctctctgcTCTCGCCCGTCCTCCCGCGGGCCCAACCTCGCTCTTTGTCTCGGCACCTTTGGCTTGCAGGTGCTCGCCCAGCGGGGCGAATCGCAGCGGGAGCACTGGGATCGGGCCGTGACCCAGATGGATCCGCCGGGAACAAAATGCACTTCGCCCCATTACTTTCAACCCATTTGCCGGCGCTTTCTAGGTAAGCGGCCACCCGGTATCCGTTGCAGCTGGCGAAACACGACCTGCCGCGGCTGTGTGATCTCCAGTTACcaggctggagaaaggcacaCGGAATAATTATTTTAGAGTGACACGGCCGTGTTTGGCGAGAGAGAGCTAATGGTAAATATTAAGCTGGAAGAAGCTGCATGGAGAGACCCCATGGACTCTTACATGCTTGGGCAGATGCATGGTACTGGCATCCCACCTAGGAACTGGAGTCCCCCCATTCTGCAGCCTGCTCCCTTTCGAAGCCCTCTTGAAATCGGTGCGCTTATCCATGTGATTAAAGGCGGCCCGAGTTGGCACCTGCGATGACATAGGCCTGTCTGTCTCATGAATTATAAGACAGACCTTGCGGTGGCCTGCGGGGGTGGAGTAATGAGAAGACTATCGTTGAGGATCTGCTAACATCGTCATTTTATAATGCGCGTGGCAAGGAAATGAAGCCGGAGGAGCTAACCGATATATGGGCGTTCATCTCCGATGTGTAGCTGGCCTCTCGGTTCTGAGCCCTTATTAACTGTCTTTAAATATAGAATCGGAGATTATTGCTCCTTTTTAAACTAGAGCAGCGTGTGTGCGGCGGAGGTGGAGggagcagagtgttgccagcatgtGATGTTTTCCCTTACTTGCCGTGACCCTGTCtgttttcaaaagacattttttagGTCATTTAGTTTTACAGCTTGGCATTTGGGAGGGAAGCTGAGTATAAAGAGTTGCTGGGATTACAGGTCCCTGCAGAAGCAGCCTGGCCCGATGTCGGTGCAGGACCAGTAGAGGCCTCAGCCTATAATTTCTAGGGTTTTGAAGTCAGAAATCATGGTGCCATGGGAAGATGATGTGTAattggtgtgggggggggggggggatcaaacTTCAGCCTCAGTGCTGTTGATTTAACTTTACCTCTCTGCCCGTATCCAAAGGAGGTAGAAGTGGAtgggctgtgggttttttctttttttcacgtGTTTTTGGAAACAGAGGGATGTCAGCTCTGTTCCTGCCCAGCCTCTGTTCACTGAACCTAGGGCGGTGAAGTGGCTCGCGAGGCAGTAGCGCGGGCACCGTCCCTGCCGCGTGCTCGGCGGTGGTGGCTCCAGTGTGGGAGGTCACCTCTGGAAGGAGGAACTGATTCAGTCCCCAAGATCTGTTTATGCTTTCGGCTCTTTTCCCAGGCTagggggaaaattaaaaaaaaaaaaaaaagaaagaaaaagaaaaaaacgggTGTCACAAGCCCGCGACATCTGCAGTCCTACCACAGCTGCatgctttcattttctcactCCACAATTCCTGGAAATCTctgctttccctgagcatagCTGGTCCATATGCACGACAGCTGAACTATCCACAGGATTTAAGAGTCCCCGATTACTCCTCAGACAATGGAGCAGAACAGCTTCCTCGTTACTGTGTATTCCAAAAAGGCCACATGCCTGTTTTTATATGCACACTAAGGGTAAATCATCGTCAAGTTTGCCAGCAACACGCTTATTTACTGGTTGCTAAATAATGCACCCTGGACTTGGGGATGTGTAGCACCTTTCAAATACCCCTGAAGTCACTGAGAACCAGGGATGCCTCGTTTCCCGGAAAACTAGAGCTCAAAAGCCTCTTAGACTGACAACCTCTTTGCCCCAAATTCTGTTACAAACACCCCAAACAGGTCTAAGAGAATGCTACTGATGGAGGCTTGCTGGTAACAGTGTGTCTGCAGAAACATAACACCCTTTGCAGTTGTTTTCTATTGTTCTTTCCTTGGttacacatttattttaaggATCTCATCATTTATTTGGTATCCAGAAAGGTGTAATTACAGTCACAGTTTACTGAGAATGGTTGTTTGTGATACTACATGTATGAAATAAGTTTCAAAGCGTGAtccagagttaaaaaaaacaaaacaaaaaaagactagTGTAACGGCAAACAAAGGTCTAGAAGAGGTCAGTTAGTGAAAGTAAAAcgggcttgttttgttttaagaaatttgTAAAAAGGTAACAGCAGTAACAAATGTAATTCCTTCACCTGAAGGAGGCCCACCAAGAAAAAGTACTGTCTTTTGCTCTGTAACAGTCTTCAGTGTAATTTTGCCCTTACTGTAACCCCTGTGGTTTGAAGGGCTCCTGTTGGATTAGAAGTCATATGGAAAATATCTCTTACCAACACTGCAAATAGAGGATTATTCAAATGGAAAGGGAGTAATGCAAATCTTGAACCTGCCAAGCGTGCCTTACACACTTGACGCTAAGCGTGTGAGTTTCAGACTAACTTTGCGCTGATGACTCCTACGTGGAAATTTAAGCAAGTAAATCTTTGCAGATTTGGGCTTTGTAGGGAAATGAACCCATGGGTTTCCCTCTTGTTTGTAATCACTTCCTAGATAATTTCACGTTTTTGTTGTTTACAACAATGAGCTTAATTGTTCTATTTCTGAGCGGCCCGAAGCATGGAGTTTTATGAGggattatttttaaggaaaaaggggTTCTCACCAGGAGGCTGGGTTGCACCATTCATCCATTGAAAGGAATatttaatgtgtattttaaattaaaaatcaatagaCTGTTTCCTTAGCAATTTAGTGTTTATGGAAATGTATCCATTGTTTTAGAATGGGAAAACAAAACTTATTTGCAATGCATAAATCTAAATGCGTGTTTAGCTCAAGTTTAAGAAGACTTTATAAAAGCTCCTAACCCTTAAGAGGGCAGTACTTAAGAAAAGTTGTCATTCACTGTACACATAAAGAGCTGTAATTAGTGGTTATGACTAGtctaataaattaatttttttttcctaatttcattctcttcttcctttcaggtTTATGACCGGCCACAAAAACATTCTGCTCTGCACTACGATCCGGGCCTCCAGCAAGACTACACCGGTGATACCTTAAAATCAAAGCACCAGCAGAAAAGTAGCAACCAGCACCATCTTGACTGGTCAGCAAGCTCTGATACTGGATCCACATCTCAGAGTTGTTTCATCAATACAGAGTGCAGTCGAGAAGCTGTTAGTGCCACCAAGGTCCCCGCTCCAGAGCCAGTAGTCTCTTTCAGCAAATCCCAAGCAAAGAAATCCTGTGCCGGAAGCACCTGGGGACAGCTGTCGGCCAGTAGTAAAGAGCTTGCCATTTGCAGTGCAGTCCCATCACCCAACAACATCGGCGCAACTGCCCCTAGCAGTGCTTCTGAGTGCAATGGGCTTTTGCCTCTTGTCGATCCGGAGGGAGGTGTGCAGCTGGAGGCCCCCGATCAGCCTACAGGGACTACAaagaagaagtccagcaaaaaaGACTTGATAAGTCAAACCATCCCAACTACAGACATTGAATGGGTGAAGAGTGCGCAGAAAGCATTTGACAGCAAAAGCCATGACAGCATGGATGGGAAAAAGGAGTCTTACTCAATGGATGGTGTGTTAGATGCATCACCCACAAAGCAGAATCCCAGTTCTGCTAGCAGTTCCGAAAGTGACACCAGTCATGTACGAATTACTATCCCAATAAAGTCTCCAACAACAGATACGTCTggccacaaaaggaaaaaaaggcagtctgCAAAATCTTCCATAGAGAAAACTATCCAGGAGAAAAGCCTGCCTTCCGGACTTCCTATGAGCAGTGAAGTAGCGAATAGGACCAGTTTGCAGTCAGAGGGGAGTAAAAAAGATCTTCGAGCCACAAAGCCAGGGAAAGTGATTGAAAATGAGTCCCCTTTAGTAGCTATTGAAAGCAGTGTGCTCACTGACAAAGCTTCCCCCAACAGTGCCACTAGGCTCAGAAAATCTGTAGCTGTGACATCCACGCTCCTACCTACCGATCTTCCCACAGCTAGCAAATTGTCTGAGGTCCAGCACCCCAAACTTGCAGCTAAGCGGAGATGGACCTGCAGCAAACCTAAATCTATCCTTCGGGAGGCCTCCATGGCAACATCTGAGAAGCTGATGGTGGAGCCTCCTTCAGCCTATCCCATCACACCATCCAGCCCTCTGTATACCAATACAGACAGTCTTACTGTGATCACACCTGTCAAGAAAAAAAGAGGACGACCAAAGAAACAGCCTTTGCTCACTGTTGAAACCATTCATGAGGGAACCTCCACCAGCCCAGTGAGTCCAATCAATCGCGAATTTCcaggaacaaagaaaaggaagaggagacgGAACCTGGCCAAGTTGGCTCAGATGGTCCCAGGAGAGGACAAGTCCATCAGTGAACTCAAGTTTCACAAAAAGGTTGGGAAGCTCGGGGTCTTGGATAAGAAGACCATCAAGACCATTAATAAAATGAAGACCCTCAAAAGGAAGAATATTCTCAATCAGATCTTGTCGTCCTGCTCCAGCAACATAGCTCTAAAAGCAAAAGTTCAGCCACCGTCTAGTGCTGGGCCAACAACCATTGATGCCAGACTAGGGAAGCAGATCAATGTCAGCAAGAGGGGGACTATCTACATTGGCAAAAAACGGGGCAGGAAgcccagagcagagctgcagcctcagccAGAAGAACCTAAGACAGCCATCAAGCACTCAAGGCCTGTTTCCAGCCAGCCAGAAAACCCAGCAGTGCCTTCCAACCTGCAGTCACTTGTGGCATCGTCACCAGCAGCTATTCATCCACTTTCAACACAGTTAGTGGGGACTAATGGCAACCTTAGCCCTGCAAGCACTGAAACGAATTTTTCAGAGTTAAAAACTATGCCAAATCTTCAACCTATCAGTGCTCTTCCTACAAAAACCCAGAAAGGAATGCACAGTGGAACTTGGAAGCTGTCTCCACCCAGGTTAATGGCTAATTCACCTTCCCACCTCTGTGAAATAGGTTCTCTGAAAGAAGTCACGCTGTCACCAGTGAGCGAGTCTCACAGTGAGGAAACCATACCAAGCGACAGTGGGATAGGTACAGACAACAACAGCACTTCTGACCAAGCCGAAAAGAGCTCAGAATCCCGCCGGAGATATTCCTTTGATTTCTGCACCCTGGACAATCCAGAGGCGATCCCATCTGACACCAGCACAAAGAACAGGCATGGTCACCGGCAGAAACATCTCATCGTGGATAATTTTCTCTCTCATGAGAGCATTAAAAAGCCAAAgcacaagaggaaaaggaaaagcctgCAGAACAGAGATGACCTCCAGTTTCTGGCAGACCTTGAGGAACTCATCAATAAGTTTCAAGTGTTCAGGATTTCCCATAGAAGTTACACGTTTTATCATGAAAATCCATATCCTAGCATCTTCAGGATTAATTTTGATCACTACTACCCTGTGCCATATATCCAATATGACCCATTGCTCTATCTTCGCAGGACCTCGGACATGAAGTCTAAGAAGAAGCGTGGTAGACCTGCCAAAACCAATGACACCATGACAAAGGTGCCTTTTTTACAAGGGTTCGGTTACCCTATTCCCAGTGGGAGTTACTATGCACCCTATGGAATGCCTTACACGTCAATGCCTATGATGAATCTTGGTTACTATGGTCAGTATCCAGCTCCTTTGTACCTGTCTCACACGCTCGGAGCGGCTTCCCCATTTATGAGACCTaccgtgcccccaccccagttCCATGCAAGCTCTCATATGAAGATGTCCACCACTGCCAAGCATAAAGCGAAACACGGAGTGCACCTGCAAACGCCTGTGGGAATGGGCCTTGGAGACATGCAGTCCTCTCTGGCTCCTCCGAAGGTTGGAGGGACAAGCCTTTCAAGTGGCCGACTTCACAAAAGGAAACACAAACATAAGCACAAGCATAAGGACGAGCGGATATTGGGGACACACGAAGATCTGAGTGGTCTCTTTGCTAGCAAGTCCACTGGCTTCTCCAGCCATGCGATCAATGAAAGGCTAAGTGGCTCAGATAAAGACCTCTCCTTGCTCACTGAGAAAAGCAAGCataaggagaagcagaagcaccAGCATTGTGAAACCGGACACAAAGGCTCGAAGAGTAACTTTGAAGTGGATACGCTGTCTACGTTATCACTTTCTGATGCCCAGCAGTGGACACAGAGTAAAGATAAAAGTGACTCAAGCAACGATCCCATTGACTCTTGCACAAAGAGATACTCTGGTAATACGGAGAGTAATGCAAGGTCAGAGTCCCTGGACATGTTTGGTGAAATGAATTCCTCGAGTGACAAGCGCGACAATGATGCAAGTGGGAGtaaaagaagaagctttgaagggTTTGGAACTTACAGGGAAAAGGACATTCAGCCCTTCAGGACAAATAGGAAGGACAGAAGTACTTACGATTCTTCGGCCTCTTCAGGTAGGCTCCTAtttattctatttcattttactgcgttttatttttaatgctgaacAAAGATGGACTTGCCATTTTCCACAGCTATGTTTCTGAGTCACTCGCTTCTCTGGCTTTATGTAGTGGACTCCCATTTTCCATCCAAGCTTTGGAGAGACTGGCGAGAACGTTGACTACATATCAAGCCAAAAGCTTCAAAAGGCTTTGAATTGTTACACGgctttttttataaatatttttcctgcctttttgccATTCATCCTAGCTTGTTGCACTTCCTCCAAAAATCTGTGTTTGCATTCTGCAACAGAAACAATTATAGTGCCTACTGGCAAAGCAAACATCCCTCTTATTGGAATCTAATATCTCTGGGTGGCAGTCGTCACCCCACCTTTGGGAGTACAGTCACAGTACGGAGCAGAGATTCTCCTCTCTGGCCGGCGAAGCCTACAAAAGCCATTCACTGATGGCCTGGGCTAGAAGTGTGGGAAGTTGCAGAGTTGGGTCAGCGTCCCACGAT comes from Struthio camelus isolate bStrCam1 chromosome Z, bStrCam1.hap1, whole genome shotgun sequence and encodes:
- the LOC138060854 gene encoding SET-binding protein-like isoform X2, giving the protein MEPRETLGSSRQRGAEADFLPAAVTSGKPPPASGCTGETMLPASGSGKGIPVSGERMEPEEEDELGSGRDVDSTSNADSEKWVAGDGLEEQEFSIKEANFTEGSLKLKIQTTKRAKKPPKNLENYICPPEIKITIKQSGEQKISRAGKNSKAAKEEDRAHSKKKGKVIGDAKLLMSCGCRKGKNAPVKDSDQVYDRPQKHSALHYDPGLQQDYTGDTLKSKHQQKSSNQHHLDWSASSDTGSTSQSCFINTECSREAVSATKVPAPEPVVSFSKSQAKKSCAGSTWGQLSASSKELAICSAVPSPNNIGATAPSSASECNGLLPLVDPEGGVQLEAPDQPTGTTKKKSSKKDLISQTIPTTDIEWVKSAQKAFDSKSHDSMDGKKESYSMDGVLDASPTKQNPSSASSSESDTSHVRITIPIKSPTTDTSGHKRKKRQSAKSSIEKTIQEKSLPSGLPMSSEVANRTSLQSEGSKKDLRATKPGKVIENESPLVAIESSVLTDKASPNSATRLRKSVAVTSTLLPTDLPTASKLSEVQHPKLAAKRRWTCSKPKSILREASMATSEKLMVEPPSAYPITPSSPLYTNTDSLTVITPVKKKRGRPKKQPLLTVETIHEGTSTSPVSPINREFPGTKKRKRRRNLAKLAQMVPGEDKSISELKFHKKVGKLGVLDKKTIKTINKMKTLKRKNILNQILSSCSSNIALKAKVQPPSSAGPTTIDARLGKQINVSKRGTIYIGKKRGRKPRAELQPQPEEPKTAIKHSRPVSSQPENPAVPSNLQSLVASSPAAIHPLSTQLVGTNGNLSPASTETNFSELKTMPNLQPISALPTKTQKGMHSGTWKLSPPRLMANSPSHLCEIGSLKEVTLSPVSESHSEETIPSDSGIGTDNNSTSDQAEKSSESRRRYSFDFCTLDNPEAIPSDTSTKNRHGHRQKHLIVDNFLSHESIKKPKHKRKRKSLQNRDDLQFLADLEELINKFQVFRISHRSYTFYHENPYPSIFRINFDHYYPVPYIQYDPLLYLRRTSDMKSKKKRGRPAKTNDTMTKVPFLQGFGYPIPSGSYYAPYGMPYTSMPMMNLGYYGQYPAPLYLSHTLGAASPFMRPTVPPPQFHASSHMKMSTTAKHKAKHGVHLQTPVGMGLGDMQSSLAPPKVGGTSLSSGRLHKRKHKHKHKHKDERILGTHEDLSGLFASKSTGFSSHAINERLSGSDKDLSLLTEKSKHKEKQKHQHCETGHKGSKSNFEVDTLSTLSLSDAQQWTQSKDKSDSSNDPIDSCTKRYSGNTESNARSESLDMFGEMNSSSDKRDNDASGSKRRSFEGFGTYREKDIQPFRTNRKDRSTYDSSASSGISGPHLKADQTSLHSKMESSACNMMTRRKPAAVDSVAMPTPVLSLLPSSSATSEAASPPLKKRFKRREIEAIQCEVRKMCNYTKILSTKKNLDHVNKILKAKRLQRQSKTGNNFVKKRRGRPRKQPLSFDEDSRDQMPVLEKCVDLPSKRGQRPTLNPLLLEQAATQDTIMATIEAVIHMARETPPPPPPLPPPPPPPPLPPPRTPRVGKRKSKSPQEEEEDVKVKRHRKGRGSESEGLP
- the LOC138060854 gene encoding SET-binding protein-like isoform X1, producing MEPRETLGSSRQRGAEADFLPAAVTSGKPPPASGCTGETMLPASGSGKGIPVSGERMEPEEEDELGSGRDVDSTSNADSEKWVAGDGLEEQEFSIKEANFTEGSLKLKIQTTKRAKKPPKNLENYICPPEIKITIKQSGEQKISRAGKNSKAAKEEDRAHSKKKGKVIGDAKLLMSCGCRKGKNAPVKDSDQNQMKSLGRECGFPVQNPVTKSLNKVYDRPQKHSALHYDPGLQQDYTGDTLKSKHQQKSSNQHHLDWSASSDTGSTSQSCFINTECSREAVSATKVPAPEPVVSFSKSQAKKSCAGSTWGQLSASSKELAICSAVPSPNNIGATAPSSASECNGLLPLVDPEGGVQLEAPDQPTGTTKKKSSKKDLISQTIPTTDIEWVKSAQKAFDSKSHDSMDGKKESYSMDGVLDASPTKQNPSSASSSESDTSHVRITIPIKSPTTDTSGHKRKKRQSAKSSIEKTIQEKSLPSGLPMSSEVANRTSLQSEGSKKDLRATKPGKVIENESPLVAIESSVLTDKASPNSATRLRKSVAVTSTLLPTDLPTASKLSEVQHPKLAAKRRWTCSKPKSILREASMATSEKLMVEPPSAYPITPSSPLYTNTDSLTVITPVKKKRGRPKKQPLLTVETIHEGTSTSPVSPINREFPGTKKRKRRRNLAKLAQMVPGEDKSISELKFHKKVGKLGVLDKKTIKTINKMKTLKRKNILNQILSSCSSNIALKAKVQPPSSAGPTTIDARLGKQINVSKRGTIYIGKKRGRKPRAELQPQPEEPKTAIKHSRPVSSQPENPAVPSNLQSLVASSPAAIHPLSTQLVGTNGNLSPASTETNFSELKTMPNLQPISALPTKTQKGMHSGTWKLSPPRLMANSPSHLCEIGSLKEVTLSPVSESHSEETIPSDSGIGTDNNSTSDQAEKSSESRRRYSFDFCTLDNPEAIPSDTSTKNRHGHRQKHLIVDNFLSHESIKKPKHKRKRKSLQNRDDLQFLADLEELINKFQVFRISHRSYTFYHENPYPSIFRINFDHYYPVPYIQYDPLLYLRRTSDMKSKKKRGRPAKTNDTMTKVPFLQGFGYPIPSGSYYAPYGMPYTSMPMMNLGYYGQYPAPLYLSHTLGAASPFMRPTVPPPQFHASSHMKMSTTAKHKAKHGVHLQTPVGMGLGDMQSSLAPPKVGGTSLSSGRLHKRKHKHKHKHKDERILGTHEDLSGLFASKSTGFSSHAINERLSGSDKDLSLLTEKSKHKEKQKHQHCETGHKGSKSNFEVDTLSTLSLSDAQQWTQSKDKSDSSNDPIDSCTKRYSGNTESNARSESLDMFGEMNSSSDKRDNDASGSKRRSFEGFGTYREKDIQPFRTNRKDRSTYDSSASSGISGPHLKADQTSLHSKMESSACNMMTRRKPAAVDSVAMPTPVLSLLPSSSATSEAASPPLKKRFKRREIEAIQCEVRKMCNYTKILSTKKNLDHVNKILKAKRLQRQSKTGNNFVKKRRGRPRKQPLSFDEDSRDQMPVLEKCVDLPSKRGQRPTLNPLLLEQAATQDTIMATIEAVIHMARETPPPPPPLPPPPPPPPLPPPRTPRVGKRKSKSPQEEEEDVKVKRHRKGRGSESEGLP
- the LOC138060854 gene encoding SET-binding protein-like isoform X4, translating into MEPRETLGSSRQRGAEADFLPAAVTSGKPPPASGCTGETMLPASGSGKGIPVSGERMEPEEEDELGSGRDVDSTSNADSEKWVAGDGLEEQEFSIKEANFTEGSLKLKIQTTKRAKKPPKNLENYICPPEIKITIKQSGEQKISRAGKNSKAAKEEDRAHSKKKGKVIGDAKLLMSCGCRKGKNAPVKDSDQNQMKSLGRECGFPVQNPVTKSLNKVYDRPQKHSALHYDPGLQQDYTGDTLKSKHQQKSSNQHHLDWSASSDTGSTSQSCFINTECSREAVSATKVPAPEPVVSFSKSQAKKSCAGSTWGQLSASSKELAICSAVPSPNNIGATAPSSASECNGLLPLVDPEGGVQLEAPDQPTGTTKKKSSKKDLISQTIPTTDIEWVKSAQKAFDSKSHDSMDGKKESYSMDGVLDASPTKQNPSSASSSESDTSHVRITIPIKSPTTDTSGHKRKKRQSAKSSIEKTIQEKSLPSGLPMSSEVANRTSLQSEGSKKDLRATKPGKVIENESPLVAIESSVLTDKASPNSATRLRKSVAVTSTLLPTDLPTASKLSEVQHPKLAAKRRWTCSKPKSILREASMATSEKLMVEPPSAYPITPSSPLYTNTDSLTVITPVKKKRGRPKKQPLLTVETIHEGTSTSPVSPINREFPGTKKRKRRRNLAKLAQMVPGEDKSISELKFHKKVGKLGVLDKKTIKTINKMKTLKRKNILNQILSSCSSNIALKAKVQPPSSAGPTTIDARLGKQINVSKRGTIYIGKKRGRKPRAELQPQPEEPKTAIKHSRPVSSQPENPAVPSNLQSLVASSPAAIHPLSTQLVGTNGNLSPASTETNFSELKTMPNLQPISALPTKTQKGMHSGTWKLSPPRLMANSPSHLCEIGSLKEVTLSPVSESHSEETIPSDSGIGTDNNSTSDQAEKSSESRRRYSFDFCTLDNPEAIPSDTSTKNRHGHRQKHLIVDNFLSHESIKKPKHKRKRKSLQNRDDLQFLADLEELINKFQVFRISHRSYTFYHENPYPSIFRINFDHYYPVPYIQYDPLLYLRRTSDMKSKKKRGRPAKTNDTMTKVPFLQGFGYPIPSGSYYAPYGMPYTSMPMMNLGYYGQYPAPLYLSHTLGAASPFMRPTVPPPQFHASSHMKMSTTAKHKAKHGVHLQTPVGMGLGDMQSSLAPPKVGGTSLSSGRLHKRKHKHKHKHKDERILGTHEDLSGLFASKSTGFSSHAINERLSGSDKDLSLLTEKSKHKEKQKHQHCETGHKGSKSNFEVDTLSTLSLSDAQQWTQSKDKSDSSNDPIDSCTKRYSGNTESNARSESLDMFGEMNSSSDKRDNDASGSKRRSFEGFGTYREKDIQPFRTNRKDRSTYDSSASSASPPLKKRFKRREIEAIQCEVRKMCNYTKILSTKKNLDHVNKILKAKRLQRQSKTGNNFVKKRRGRPRKQPLSFDEDSRDQMPVLEKCVDLPSKRGQRPTLNPLLLEQAATQDTIMATIEAVIHMARETPPPPPPLPPPPPPPPLPPPRTPRVGKRKSKSPQEEEEDVKVKRHRKGRGSESEGLP